The Streptomyces armeniacus genomic interval CGTCCTCACGGCTCTGCGGCGCGCGGGCGCCCCGTACCAGCTGTCGCCCGGCCAGCTGCTCACCCAGACCCTGGTCACGTCCGGCACCATGACCAACCGCATCGACCGGCTGGCCAAGAGCGGCCTGGTCGAGCGGCTGCCCGACCCCAGCGACCGGCGCGGCGTCCTCGTACGCCTCACCGCGGAGGGCCGCCGCCGCGCCGACGGCACACTGGCCGGCCTGCTGGCCCAGGAACGCGCGATCCTGGCCGAGCTGTCGACGGCGCAGCGGGGGGAACTGGCGGGTCTGCTACGGCAGTTGACGGCGCCGTTCGACAACACCCCGATCTGACGCCTCGATCTGACGCGCCCGGCCGCGTCCAGCCGGCGCCGTCGGAGCCCCATCCGGCACATGGGCACGAGCCCCTGCCGAATCAAGCCCGTCCGGCGATTTGAGGACGGCCCTCGGCCACGAAGCCCGTGCGCTGGCCCGCGCGGCTTGGTCCCGTAACGGCCGTGGCCGCTCCCGGCCGTCCTCAAACGCCGGACGGGCTGGGGAGGGCGAGCCCTCACGCCGCCGATGAGCTTCCGTACGGCGACGGCGGGCCTCAGTGAGCGGGCGGCGGCACCGGCTCCGCGCGGTCCAGGTCGACCGGCCCCACACCCGCCCGCCGCGCCAGCGCCACCGCCGCCAGCGTCGAGTGCACTTCGAGCTTGCCCAGCACGTTCTGCATGTGCGTACGGACGGTGTGCGGGGAGAGGTAGAGCCGTTCGGCCACCGCCTTGCGGCCCAGCCCCGCGACCATGCAGCGGAGCACCTCGTGCTCGCGCGGCGTCAGGGCCTCGACGAGCCGTTCGCTCTCCGTACGGTGCTTGCGCGTCGCCGTCAGCTCGCGCAGGACGCCCGTGAGGAGCGCGGGAGGCAGATGCGTCTCGTCCTTCAGCACGCCGCGGATGACCTGGAGCAGACGCGAGAGGGAGCAGTCCTTCGCCACCCAGCCCGCGGCCCCCGCCTGGAGCGCGGCGGCCGCGTGGCGCGGGTCGTCGCGTTCGGCGAGCACCACGGTGCGCATCGCCGGGTATTCGGCGCGGACCCGGCCGACGAGCGCGATGCCGCCCGTCTGCGCCGCGAGGAAGCCGTTCCGGCTGCCCACCTCGGCCGGCTCGGGGACGGCCGGGGCGGTGACGGTGGCGGCGGGCGCGGTGACCGTTGCGGAGGCGGCCGGTGAAGGGGCGCTGTGCGCCGCGCCGTTGACGGCCGCCGCCGGCGGCCGGGCCGCGGGTACGGTCGCGGCGGGGCCGGGCGGTTCGCCCAGGTCCGCGTCGATCAGCAGCACGCCGAAGTCGCGCCCCTCGGCGACCGCCCGCTCCAGACAGCGCACGGCGGCCGGACCGCTTCCGGCGGCCGCCACCTCTACGTCCTGTTCGGCCGCCAGCGCGGCGGCGAGCGACTCGGCGAATATGCGGTGGTCGTCGACGACCAGCACCCGGATCCGTTGCATGACACCCCCTCACGGAGGGATACGGCGTCCGGCTCGGGTTCCCTGCGCCGACCGGTCACCGCCGGCTCCGCCGCTGCCCCGACCCGGGCGTCGCACCCGGCTGTCTCGCCCCCTGATCGACACCGGAACCCCCACCGGTGGTGTGCATCACGCTCAGGGTACGGGCGGGCACAGAGATCGGAAGGGTGATTGGCGAAACTGATCTCAGTGCGCGGTGAGGGCGTGGCGCGTGCGCGTGACCACGCGCACGCGCCTCGTGGCCGGGGGCCGTCCTCAAACGCCGGACAGGCTTGAAGCCCCGCCGGACCGGCTTGGGGTGGTGCGGGCGCTTCCCCCGGGTCTAGGTGTGTTGTCTCGGGACGTTGGTGACACGCGGGCCGGGTTGTTGAACAGGTGAGGGCCTTCTGGGTTCGGTGTGGATTGCGACATCTACCGCCGACCGCCAGGAGGCCCCGCTCGGCGCCGATCGTGCCAGTGATCGCTGGCGCAGTTGTAAACGAGCGGTGAAGACTGGTTACCGCCGGGTATGCGGGTGCGCACAGCGGCCGTACGCTCACCCCCATGACGGACTCGCAGGACCCCGAACGGCCCGAAACCGAACGCCCGGAACCCGCCCCGGACCCCGCGGCGCGCCCTCCGTGGGCCCAGCAGGTGCACGACCTGGCGCAGCAGCCCGCCGCAGGCGGCCTGCCCGCGCAGCCGCACAGCGGCGGCCCGGACGCCGTGGCGCCCTGGCGGCCGCCCGCCTCCGACCCGTTCCTGCAGGCCGCGCAGCAGCAGGCGCGGCCCGCGGGGCTCGGCAAGCGGTTCGCCGCGCGGGTGGTCGACGGCATCTTCGTGTTCGGGGTGGCGGCCGCGGTGGCCTTCCCGTTCGTCGGCAAGGCCGACGACCACATCCAGGGGAAGATCGACGCGGCCGAGCAGGCCGGCGTGACGCGCCAGGTCTGGCTGATCGACGGGACGACCGGCGGCTATCTGGCCCTCGTCCTCGGCGCGTTCCTGGTCTTCGGGCTGCTCTACGAAGCGCTGCCCACCGCCCGTTGGGGCCGCACGCTCGGCAAGAGGCTGTTCGGCCTCAGGGTGCTGGACGTCGAGCGCCAGGACACCCCCGGCGGTCGCGCGGCGGTGGTCCGCTGGCTGACGTACAACGTGCTGATGGTGCTGGTGATCGGCGTGGTCAACGCGGTGTGGTGTCTGTTCGACCGGCCGTGGCGGCAGTGCTGGCACGACAAGGCGGCCCGTACGTTCGTCGCGGGGAAGTGACGGCGGGCCGCCGTACGCGGCGCCCCGCACCAGGTACGCGGCGCCCCGCACCACGCGCGGCGCCGCCCCGTACGCACCCGGCACGGACGCCCCGTACGCATCCCGCGTCCCTCCAACGGACGGTGCGGGATGCGGCCCGCCGGGGGGCGCGTTCCACTCGATGGCATGAGCACCGAACAGCCGGAGAACGACCCGTTCCGGAAACCGCCGCCGTCCGAGCCCCCGCCGCAGCAGCCGTCCGCCGGTTCACCGTACGGTGAACCGGCGCCGGGCAGCGGCTCCCCGTACGGCAGCGGCTCCCCGTACGGTGGCGCGCCACCGCCGCCCCCGCCGGGCGGGGGCGATCCGTACGGTGGCAGCCCGTACGGGCACGCGGGCGGTGCCACCGACCCGCTCGCCGGGATGCCGCCGCTGGCGTCGCGCGGCAAGCGGCTGCTGGCCCGGATCATCGACGCGCTGATCGTCGGCATCCCGGTCGGCGTCGTCATGGGGCTCATCGCGGGCTTCGAGTACGACAACAACAGCGCCAACTTCTGGCAGGGCGGCGTCTACACCATCGTCTACTTCCTCTACGAGGGCGTGCTGCTGTCCAAGTCCGGCCAGACCATCGGCAAGAAGGTCATGAACATCCGGGTGGCGATGCTGCGCGACGGCTCGGTGCCCGCCGGCTCCCCGGGCTGGTCGAGGGCAGCCGTCTACCAACTGCCCACGCTGGTGCCCTGTCTGGGGTCGCTCTTCTGGCTGGTGAACGTGTTGTTCTGCACCTGGGACCAGCCGTACCGGCAGTGCCTCCACGACAAGGCGGCCAAGACCGTCGCCGTGGCGGCGAGTTGAGGAGCGGGCCGTGGGGCCCTCCCCAGGGCGGAGCCCGAGGGGACGGGTCTCCCCAGGGCGAAGCCTGAGGAGTGGGGCCTCCCCAGGGCGGAGCCCGAGGAGTGGGGTCTCCCCAGGGCGGAGCCCGAGGGGAAGGGCGCTTCGGGCCGGCTGACCGGTCAGCGGCGCAGCGACACCTGCGGCCGCGCCCCGGCGGGACGCCCGCGGCGCAGCGGTACCAGCGGCTCCGTGGCCGTTGTCCAACTCCCGGAAGCGCCCGCGGCCGGCGACGACGCCGGGACGGCGGAAGCCGAAGCGGAAGCGGGGGTGGAGGCCGAAGCGGAGGCGGCCGTGCGGCCGTGCTCTGCACGGGCTGTACGGGCCGTACGGGCCATGGGAGCGGTGAGGGCGACGAGCAGCCCCAGTCCCAGCGCCGCCACGGCTATCACCATGATCCCGGCGCCCGAGGTGACCCCCGAGAGCAGCAGCATGGCGAAGGTCGAGAAAACGACGGTGACCGAACCGTAAGCGAGCTGTGCGGGGGTCGGACGCGGCATGGCGGGATCCGTCCTCGGGGGGCTGTCGGGGGTACGCGGAGTCATACGAGTCGGTATGAAGTGCACGCCGTCGAACGACTCTACGATGCGAACTGCCCACCCGGTAGCGGGGTAAGCGTGACCTAACCCACGCCGCTGTTGCACAGGGGGCGCACGGGCGCACGAGGTCTCGGCGATCCCAACAGATGGACGCAGCAACCTACTGCTGTGCTCCGTAACGAATCAAGGTCTGTCTTTTCCCGCGTCACTCCGGTCGAATACTTCCCGTCAAGTCACTGCGCTTGCAGGGGAGGACACCGACAAGTGAACAGCAGACGGAGATCCATAAGATCCAGATCGGCAGCCCTGGCCACCGCGGTCGCGGCGCTCGGGGCGGCAGTGCTGCTGCCCGCCAACAGCGCGCAGGCCCAGCCGGATCCGCAGCCGAAGCAGCAGGCCGACACCCAGGCCGAACGGGGCAAGGCCGACCCGGCCGAGAAGCAGCAGCCCAGCCACAATCTGGACGGACCGTTCAGCGCGGAGCAGCGCACGGAACGTCAGGCGGCACTGCAGAAGCTCGCCTCAGGGGACGGTGAGAAGGGGCAGGCCGACACCTTCTCGCGGGACGACTCCAAGGTGATGAAGCTCGGCGACGAGAAGTACGTCGAGCTGGCGCGGGAGAAGACGGACAAGATCTTCACCATCCTGGTGGAGTTCGGCGACAAGGTCGACCCCAAGTACGGCGGCACCCCCGGCCCGCTGCACAACCAGATCAAGAAGCCGGACCGCAAGGACGACAACTCGACGTACTGGAAGGAGGACTTCAACCGCGAGCACTTCACGGACCTCTACTTCGGCGAGGACACCGAGGACTCGCTCAAGACGTACTACGAGAAGCAGTCCTCCGGCCGCTACTCCGTCGAGGGCACCGTCTCCGACTGGGTGAAGGTCGACCACAACGAGGCCCGCTACGGCTCCAACTACTGCGGCGACACCACCTGTCCGACCGTGTGGGACGCGATACGCGACGGCGTCGAGTCCTGGATCGCGGACCAGAAGGCGGACGGCAAGACCGACGACGAGATAGCGCAGCTCATCTCCGAGTACGACGAGTGGGACCGCTACGACTTCGACGGTGACGGCGACTTCAACGAGTCGGACGGCTACATCGACCACTTCCAGTTCATCCACGCCGGCGAGGACGAGTCCGCCGGCGGCGGCGAGCAGGGCGAGGACGCGATCTGGGCGCACCGCTGGTACGCGTACGGCACCGACGCGGGCCACACCGGCCCCGACGGCAACAAGTCGGGCGGCACCGAGATCGGTGACACCGGCATCTGGGTCGGCGACTACACCGCGCAGCCGGAGAACGGCGGACTCGGCGTCTTCGCCCACGAGTACGGTCACGACCTGGGCCTGCCGGACCACTACGACACCACGGGCACCGGCGAGAACTCCGTCGGCTTCTGGTCCCTGATGTCCTCGGGCTCCTGGCTCAACAAGGGCAAGGACGCGATCGGCGACTCGGCCGGCGACCTGAACGCCTGGGACAAGTTCCAGCTGGGCTGGCTGGACTACGAAACCGCGAAGGCGGCCACCAAGTCCACGCACACGCTGGGGTCTCAGAGCTATCAGACGAAGAACCCGCAGGCGCTCATCGTCGAGTTGCCCAAGAAGAAGGTCACCACCACCATCACCAAGCCCGCGGAGGGCGACAAGCAGTGGTGGAGCGGCAGCGGCGACAACCTGCGGAACACGATGAGCCGTTCCGTCGATCTCACCGGCAAGTCCAGCGCCTCGCTGGATCTCAAGGGCTGGTGGGACATCGAGGAGAACTACGACTACCTCTACACCGAGGTCTCCACCGACGGCGGCGCCAACTGGACGCCCCTGGACGGCACAGCGGACGGCGAACCCATTCCGCGGGACGGCGGCGACCGGCCCGCGCTGAGCGGTGTGTCGGAGTCGTACCGCGACCTCTCGTACCCGCTGGACGAGTACGCGGGCAAGAAGGTTGATCTTCGCTTCCGTTATCTCACCGACGGCGGAGTGGCCCAGAAGGGCTTTGCCGCGGACGCCGTTTCGGTCACCGCGGACGGCGAGAAGGTCTTCGAGGACGGCGCCGAGGGAGACGACAACGGCTGGACCGCGGACGGGTTTTCGCGCATCGGCGAGTCCTTCACGAAGGACTACGAGCAGTTCTACATCGCCGAGAACCGGCAGCACGTGGGGTACGACAAGTCGCTCGCGCACGGCCCGTACAACTTCGGCTGGCCCTCGACACGGCCCGACTGGGTGGAGCGCTACGACTACCAGAAGGGCCTGCTGATCTGGCTCTGGGACACCTCGCAGGCGGACAACAATGTCGGCGTTCACCCAGGTGAGGGGCTGATCCTGCCGGTTGACGCGCACGCGAAGCCGGAGCGCTGGAGCAACGACGACAGTCTGATGCGCGGACGCATCCAGGCGTACGACTCGCCGTTCAGCTGGTACCCCTCGAACGGGATGAAGCTCCACAACGACGGCAAGAAGACAGTTGTCTGGCCGAAGTGGGGCACACCGGTATTCGACGACCACAAGGGGACGTACTGGTACGAGAGCAACCCGCAGGCGGGTGTGAAGGTGCCGGATACAAACACCCGGATCAAGATCCTGAAGCAGCCCTTCAGTGGTAAGACGATCACAGTCGGAGTGGGGCCCTCGACGAGTTAATTTGCATCGTTGCAGGTCAAAACATGATCGGCCGTTACCCCCTGGCGGGGAGCGGCCGATCACGTTTAGATGCCCTCACGAGGTTCTTCTGACGACCAGTCCGCGGGGGAGTTGTTGATCATGGCTGTAGGCGGTTTCGCCCAGCTTCCGGACGGCAGTGTGATCGTCGCGCTGTCGCTGCCGCGTCCGGGTGCGCCGCACGGCGGCACGACGGGTGCGGCGGGCGCGGCGCCTGCCGCCCCAGGCGCCTCTGGCGGCGCCTGGGCGGGCGCGGGCGGGGGCCCTGGCGGTCCGCCCGCACAGGGCGGCCCGGGCGGCTCCGGCGGCGACGTGCGCGCCGTCACGGCGGCCGCACACGCCCGCGGCGACCGCCGTACGGTCGCCGGCGGGGCACAGCAGGGCGCCGCGTGGCCGTGGCGGCGGCGTACGTCGCTGGTCGACCACTGGGCGCCCGAACGGCGCCGCTGGTCCGCCCACGCGGACGAGGCCCACACGGTGCGCGCCGCCGCGCCGCGTACGGGGGCGCCCGGAGCGCCCGGCGGCGAGGAGCCGCGCGTACGGGTGCTCGTACACGCCGGAAACCGAGCCCGAGCCCTGACCCGGCTCCGGAACCTCGGCCTCCGCGCGGTGTACCTCCGGGGGAACACGGAGCCGCCCACGCCCGACGAGATCACGGCGGTGCTGCACCACCCGGAGGGGCTGGTGTGGCGGGCGACGCCGGGGGACGACACGGAGGCCTGGCACCCGATAGCCACGCTGCTCCGCCACCACGTGCGGACGCCGGCGAAGTCCGGCCCTCCGGCCCCCTCGGGCCCGTCGGGCCCGCACCCCCAGCTCTGACGAGCCCGCACCCTCAAGCCGTCCGCACCTCAAGCCCGTCCGGCGTTTGAGGACGGCCCTCAGCCCGCGACGGGCGGCAGATGCTGGTCACGGGTCACGCCATCGTGCCGGGGTGCCGCCCGGGAATGGGCGGGCGTTCGTCCTCAATCGCCGGACGGGCTTGATGCGGCGGATGTTCCGCCCTCAACCGCGGTCCGGGAACGGGCAAGGGCCGTCCACGAACGCCGGACGGGCTTGAGGTGGCGGACGGGCCGGCAGGCAAAGCCGTCAGCGCAGGACCGGCTTGCCCGTGAGGGCCACACCCGCCTCGCGCAACCCTTCCAGCGCCCGCTCCGTCGTCGCCGGTGCGACCCCCGCCGTGAGGTCCAGGAGCACGTGCGTGCGGAAGCCCTCGGCCGCCGCGTCCTGCGCGGTGGCCCGTACGCAGTGGTCCGTGGCGATGCCCACCACGTCCACCTCCTGTACGTCGCGCTCCCGCAGCCAGTCGGCGAGCGGCAGGCCGTTCTCGTCGACGCCCTCGAAGCCGCTGTACGCCGCCGTGTACGCGCCCTTGTCGAAGACCGCGTCGATGGCGCCCGAGGCCACGGCCGGGGAGAAGTTGGGGTGGAATCCGACGCCCTCCGTGCCCGCGACGCAGTGCGGGGGCCAGGAGTGCTCGAAGTCCGGCCGGTCGGAGAAGTGGTCGCCCGGCGCGATGTGGAGGTCGCGGGTGGCCACGACGTGGCGGTAGCCCGCGGTCGCGTCGCCGATGAGCTCGGTGATGGCCGCGGCGACGTCCGCGCCGCCCGCGACCGCGAGGCTGCCGCCCTCGCAGAAGTCGTTCTGCACGTCGACGATGATCAGTGCCCGGTGCATGGTGCACACCTTTCGGCCGAGGTAGGGGCGGTTCGGTCAGCCACCGTGTCCGAGACTAGTCACTCCATGTCACTTACGGGAGTCCGTACCCCACGACTCCCCGCGGCACCCGTGCGGCCCCAACGGAATCCGCCGCACCACGGGTCGCACCAGGAGTCGCGCCACGGGCCACCACGTGCCGCCCGTCACGCCTGCTCCGTCGGCAGCACCGGCTCGCCCCGAGACAGCTGCGTCGCGGACAGCGGCAGCCCCGCCAGCGCCCTGCGGTGCCGGTCACGGGCCGTGTCCAGCGGTTCGCGGCCGACCGTGCGCCCGCCCAGCACCAGCGGCACCTGGAGCTGCGCGTCGGCCAGTTCGTCCGGCACGGGGCCCGTGCCGATCATCTCCGCCTGCGCGATGCCGTCCGCGTCGCGCGGGCGCGCGGCCCATTTCGCGCCGCCCACGGTGGACTTGCCCCCGAGGCCCTTCTTGGCGACGGGCCGCAGCACCTCCGTACGGCCGTCGCCCGCGCCCTCCGTACCGCCTTCGCCGTTCTCGCCACGCGCCACCAGCTTGTAGACCATCGAGCAGGTCGGATGGCCGCTGCCGGTCACCAACTGCGTGCCCACGCCGTACGAGTCGACGGGTGCCGCCGCCAACGAGGCGATGGCGTACTCGTCCAGGTCGCTCGTCACCACGATCCGGGTGTTCTTGGCGCCCAGTTCGTCCAGCTGCTGCCGCACCCGGTGCGCGATGAGCAGCAGGTCGCCGGAGTCGATCCGTACGGCGCCCAGTCCGGGGCCGGCGACCTCCACTGCCGTACGGACGGCCTCGGCGATGTCGTACGTGTCCACCAGCAGCGTGGTGCCGCTGCCCAGCGACTCGACCTGGGCGGTGAATGCGTCCCGCTCGCTGTCGTGCAGCAGCGTGAACGCGTGCGCGCTGGTGCCCGCGGTGGGGATGCCGTAGCGGAAACCGGCCGCCAGGTCCGAGGTCTTGGTGAACCCGCCGACGTACGCCGCGCGTGACGCCGCCACCGCCGCCAGCTCGTGCGTGCGCCGCGCGCCCATCTCGACGAGTGGCCGGTCGCCGGCCGCGACGGCCATGCGGGACGCGGCGGCGGCGACGGCCGAGTCGTGGTTGAGGATCGACAGGACAACGGTCTCGAGCAGCACGCACTCCGCGAAGCTGCCCTCGACGCGCAGGATCGGGGAGCCGGGGAAGTAGACCTCGCCCTCGGGGTAGCCGTGGATGTCGCCGCTGAAGCGGTAGTCGGCGAGCCAGCGCAGGGTGGCCTCGTCCACGACGTCGCGCGCGCGGAGGAAGTCCAGCACATTCGCGTCGAAGCGGAAGTTCTCCACCGCGTCCAGCACCCGGCCGGTGCCCGCCACGACGCCGTACCGGCGGCCTTCCGGGAGCCGCCGCGTGAAGACCTCGAAGACGGACCGCCGGTGCGCCGTACCGGAACGGAGCGCGGCCTGCAGCATCGTGAGCTCGTACTGGTCGGTGAAGAGCGCCGTGGACGGCACGGACACCGGCAGTTCCAGATCCGCTGTGTTCATACGGCGCATGCTACCTCAGATCTCGTCAGAGTGACGATATTCGTCGGGGGTCGCACGGGCGGCCCGGCGGGAGGGGACGCGCGGGAGCCGTTTGCGCGCCGGGCCCCTCGGGGTGGCAGCATGGAACACGTGAGTGTTGCCCCCACGGAGATCGAGCGTCCGGAGTCGAGCGAGGCGCCTGTCGAGGTGCCTGAGCCGGACGTCCCCTGGGCGACGGTCGTGCACAACGACCCCGTGAACCTGATGAGTTACGTGACCTACGTCTTCCAGAGCTACTTCGGCTATCCGAAGGAAAAGGCGAAGAAGCTGATGATGGACGTCCACCACAAGGGCCGCGCGGTCGTCTCCACCGGGAGTCGCGAGGAGATGGAGCGAGACGTGCAGGCGATGCACGGGTACGGCCTGTGGGCGACCCTCACCCAGGACCGCTGATGGCCGGGCACTTCGAACCCACCGGGGACGGGGGCGCGGCGATCGCCCTCGACGAGGTGGAGATCTCGATCCTGCGCAGCCTCGCCGTCCAGCTGCTGGAACTGATCGGTCCGGGCGAGGAGCCCGCCGAGGGCGACGACCCGCTCGCCGCGCTGTTCGCGGAGGGCCCGAGCGAGCCGCCGTCCGATCCGGCGCTCGCCCGCCTGTTCCCCGACGCGTACCGCGATCCGGACACCAAGCCGGGCGACGAGGACGAGGACGCCCGTACGGCCTCCGCGGACTTCCGCCGCTACACGGAGAACGACCTGCGCACCGGCAAGCGCGAGAACGCCCTCGCGGTCGTCCGCGCGCTGGACGGGCTCACGGCGCGCGGCGAGGGCGGCGCCGTGCTGACGCTCACCGGGCCCGACTCGCAGCGGTGGCTGGGCACGCTCAACGACCTCCGGCTCGCCATCGGCACCCGGCTCGAGGTGACGGACGACGAGAACGGCGGCGGGCTGTACGACCTGCCGAACGAGGATCCGCGGAAGCCGATGGTGATGGCGTATCTGTGGCTCGGCGCGCTCCAGGAGACCCTGATCGAGA includes:
- a CDS encoding MarR family winged helix-turn-helix transcriptional regulator; translated protein: MEDEVDRLVAAWRRERPDLDVEPLEVLSRVSRLARHLDRARRIAFAEHGLEPWEFDVLTALRRAGAPYQLSPGQLLTQTLVTSGTMTNRIDRLAKSGLVERLPDPSDRRGVLVRLTAEGRRRADGTLAGLLAQERAILAELSTAQRGELAGLLRQLTAPFDNTPI
- a CDS encoding response regulator transcription factor; protein product: MQRIRVLVVDDHRIFAESLAAALAAEQDVEVAAAGSGPAAVRCLERAVAEGRDFGVLLIDADLGEPPGPAATVPAARPPAAAVNGAAHSAPSPAASATVTAPAATVTAPAVPEPAEVGSRNGFLAAQTGGIALVGRVRAEYPAMRTVVLAERDDPRHAAAALQAGAAGWVAKDCSLSRLLQVIRGVLKDETHLPPALLTGVLRELTATRKHRTESERLVEALTPREHEVLRCMVAGLGRKAVAERLYLSPHTVRTHMQNVLGKLEVHSTLAAVALARRAGVGPVDLDRAEPVPPPAH
- a CDS encoding RDD family protein, with amino-acid sequence MTDSQDPERPETERPEPAPDPAARPPWAQQVHDLAQQPAAGGLPAQPHSGGPDAVAPWRPPASDPFLQAAQQQARPAGLGKRFAARVVDGIFVFGVAAAVAFPFVGKADDHIQGKIDAAEQAGVTRQVWLIDGTTGGYLALVLGAFLVFGLLYEALPTARWGRTLGKRLFGLRVLDVERQDTPGGRAAVVRWLTYNVLMVLVIGVVNAVWCLFDRPWRQCWHDKAARTFVAGK
- a CDS encoding RDD family protein; this translates as MSTEQPENDPFRKPPPSEPPPQQPSAGSPYGEPAPGSGSPYGSGSPYGGAPPPPPPGGGDPYGGSPYGHAGGATDPLAGMPPLASRGKRLLARIIDALIVGIPVGVVMGLIAGFEYDNNSANFWQGGVYTIVYFLYEGVLLSKSGQTIGKKVMNIRVAMLRDGSVPAGSPGWSRAAVYQLPTLVPCLGSLFWLVNVLFCTWDQPYRQCLHDKAAKTVAVAAS
- a CDS encoding immune inhibitor A domain-containing protein yields the protein MNSRRRSIRSRSAALATAVAALGAAVLLPANSAQAQPDPQPKQQADTQAERGKADPAEKQQPSHNLDGPFSAEQRTERQAALQKLASGDGEKGQADTFSRDDSKVMKLGDEKYVELAREKTDKIFTILVEFGDKVDPKYGGTPGPLHNQIKKPDRKDDNSTYWKEDFNREHFTDLYFGEDTEDSLKTYYEKQSSGRYSVEGTVSDWVKVDHNEARYGSNYCGDTTCPTVWDAIRDGVESWIADQKADGKTDDEIAQLISEYDEWDRYDFDGDGDFNESDGYIDHFQFIHAGEDESAGGGEQGEDAIWAHRWYAYGTDAGHTGPDGNKSGGTEIGDTGIWVGDYTAQPENGGLGVFAHEYGHDLGLPDHYDTTGTGENSVGFWSLMSSGSWLNKGKDAIGDSAGDLNAWDKFQLGWLDYETAKAATKSTHTLGSQSYQTKNPQALIVELPKKKVTTTITKPAEGDKQWWSGSGDNLRNTMSRSVDLTGKSSASLDLKGWWDIEENYDYLYTEVSTDGGANWTPLDGTADGEPIPRDGGDRPALSGVSESYRDLSYPLDEYAGKKVDLRFRYLTDGGVAQKGFAADAVSVTADGEKVFEDGAEGDDNGWTADGFSRIGESFTKDYEQFYIAENRQHVGYDKSLAHGPYNFGWPSTRPDWVERYDYQKGLLIWLWDTSQADNNVGVHPGEGLILPVDAHAKPERWSNDDSLMRGRIQAYDSPFSWYPSNGMKLHNDGKKTVVWPKWGTPVFDDHKGTYWYESNPQAGVKVPDTNTRIKILKQPFSGKTITVGVGPSTS
- a CDS encoding isochorismatase family protein, yielding MHRALIIVDVQNDFCEGGSLAVAGGADVAAAITELIGDATAGYRHVVATRDLHIAPGDHFSDRPDFEHSWPPHCVAGTEGVGFHPNFSPAVASGAIDAVFDKGAYTAAYSGFEGVDENGLPLADWLRERDVQEVDVVGIATDHCVRATAQDAAAEGFRTHVLLDLTAGVAPATTERALEGLREAGVALTGKPVLR
- a CDS encoding nicotinate phosphoribosyltransferase is translated as MNTADLELPVSVPSTALFTDQYELTMLQAALRSGTAHRRSVFEVFTRRLPEGRRYGVVAGTGRVLDAVENFRFDANVLDFLRARDVVDEATLRWLADYRFSGDIHGYPEGEVYFPGSPILRVEGSFAECVLLETVVLSILNHDSAVAAAASRMAVAAGDRPLVEMGARRTHELAAVAASRAAYVGGFTKTSDLAAGFRYGIPTAGTSAHAFTLLHDSERDAFTAQVESLGSGTTLLVDTYDIAEAVRTAVEVAGPGLGAVRIDSGDLLLIAHRVRQQLDELGAKNTRIVVTSDLDEYAIASLAAAPVDSYGVGTQLVTGSGHPTCSMVYKLVARGENGEGGTEGAGDGRTEVLRPVAKKGLGGKSTVGGAKWAARPRDADGIAQAEMIGTGPVPDELADAQLQVPLVLGGRTVGREPLDTARDRHRRALAGLPLSATQLSRGEPVLPTEQA
- the clpS gene encoding ATP-dependent Clp protease adapter ClpS; protein product: MEHVSVAPTEIERPESSEAPVEVPEPDVPWATVVHNDPVNLMSYVTYVFQSYFGYPKEKAKKLMMDVHHKGRAVVSTGSREEMERDVQAMHGYGLWATLTQDR
- a CDS encoding DUF2017 domain-containing protein, whose amino-acid sequence is MAGHFEPTGDGGAAIALDEVEISILRSLAVQLLELIGPGEEPAEGDDPLAALFAEGPSEPPSDPALARLFPDAYRDPDTKPGDEDEDARTASADFRRYTENDLRTGKRENALAVVRALDGLTARGEGGAVLTLTGPDSQRWLGTLNDLRLAIGTRLEVTDDENGGGLYDLPNEDPRKPMVMAYLWLGALQETLIETLAD